The following proteins are co-located in the Paenibacillus sp. FSL H8-0079 genome:
- a CDS encoding alpha-ketoacid dehydrogenase subunit beta, which produces MAQMNMKEAIRDALRVELKRDPNVLLFGEDVGNVGGVFRVTEGLQKEFGEERVFDTPLAESAIGGLAVGLGVQGFRPVAEIQFVGFIFEALDQMVVQAARMRFRSGGKYNSPIVFRTPFGGGVKAAELHTDSLEGLLTQTPGIKVVVPSNPYDAKGLMIASIRDNDPVFFMEHLNLYHAFRAEVPEEDYVVELGKANVVREGSDVTIITYGMMVHTSVKAADELEKQGIKVEVIDLRTVSPIDIDTIVASIKKTNRAIVVQEAQKSAGVAAEVIAQINEKAILHLEAPVLRVAGPDTVYPFAQIEDSWLPNPARIVAAVNKVVNF; this is translated from the coding sequence ATGGCACAAATGAACATGAAAGAAGCAATCCGTGATGCGCTTCGCGTGGAGTTGAAACGTGATCCTAACGTTCTGCTTTTCGGTGAAGACGTAGGTAATGTAGGCGGCGTTTTCCGTGTAACGGAAGGTCTGCAAAAAGAGTTTGGCGAAGAGCGTGTATTTGATACACCATTGGCTGAGTCCGCTATTGGTGGTCTGGCTGTAGGTTTGGGTGTACAAGGCTTCCGTCCGGTTGCTGAGATCCAATTCGTTGGTTTTATCTTCGAAGCCCTTGACCAAATGGTAGTACAAGCTGCTCGTATGCGTTTCCGCTCCGGTGGAAAATACAATTCTCCAATCGTATTCCGTACACCATTCGGTGGCGGTGTAAAAGCGGCAGAATTGCATACAGATTCCCTGGAAGGTCTGCTTACGCAAACACCAGGTATCAAAGTAGTTGTTCCTTCTAACCCTTACGATGCAAAAGGTCTGATGATCGCTTCTATTCGCGATAACGATCCTGTATTCTTCATGGAGCACTTGAACTTGTACCATGCTTTCCGTGCAGAAGTGCCTGAAGAAGATTACGTTGTTGAGTTGGGCAAAGCGAACGTTGTTCGTGAAGGTTCTGATGTAACGATCATTACTTACGGTATGATGGTTCACACTTCTGTGAAAGCAGCAGATGAACTCGAAAAACAAGGAATCAAAGTTGAAGTTATCGACCTTCGTACGGTTAGCCCGATCGACATCGATACCATCGTTGCTTCTATTAAGAAAACAAACCGTGCAATTGTTGTACAGGAAGCTCAAAAGAGCGCAGGTGTTGCAGCTGAAGTCATTGCCCAAATCAATGAAAAAGCAATCCTGCACTTGGAAGCACCGGTTCTGCGTGTAGCTGGTCCGGATACTGTATATCCTTTTGCACAAATCGAAGATTCTTGGCTGCCTAACCCAGCGCGTATCGTTGCTGCGGTTAACAAAGTCGTAAATTTCTAA
- a CDS encoding low molecular weight protein-tyrosine-phosphatase translates to MIHVLFVCLGNICRSPMAEAVLRHKVLEKGLEHQIRVDSAGTGDWHVGKPPHEGTRNLLDSYQISYANMAARQFASEDFTQFDYIVCMDNSNADNVRNVPGGAEADIIKFMDLLPDEKLREVPDPYHTGNFEEVYELVNAGCDVLLRKIEAEHSLA, encoded by the coding sequence ATGATTCACGTTTTGTTTGTATGTCTGGGCAATATATGTAGATCACCAATGGCTGAAGCAGTCCTGCGTCACAAAGTCCTAGAGAAGGGGCTCGAACATCAGATTCGTGTGGACTCAGCGGGTACAGGGGACTGGCACGTTGGTAAACCTCCGCATGAAGGGACTCGGAACTTGCTGGATTCATACCAGATTTCTTATGCCAACATGGCAGCGAGACAATTCGCCAGCGAAGACTTTACTCAGTTTGATTACATTGTGTGTATGGATAATTCCAATGCAGATAATGTGCGCAACGTTCCAGGCGGAGCTGAGGCGGACATCATCAAGTTCATGGACTTGCTTCCGGATGAGAAGCTTAGAGAAGTACCAGACCCGTATCACACAGGCAATTTTGAAGAGGTGTACGAGTTGGTTAATGCAGGTTGCGATGTTTTGTTGAGAAAGATTGAAGCTGAACATTCATTAGCCTAG
- a CDS encoding trimeric intracellular cation channel family protein encodes MDLHIFEVFSIIGTIAFAMSGAFVAMEEEYDILGVLVLGLVTAFGGGIIRNVLIGIPVTTLWSQGSLIMLALVSVAIAFVLPLKWIGHWKRTEALFDAIGLAAFAIQGALYAANMGHPISAVIVAAVMTGIGGGVIRDVLAGRKPLVLRDEIYAVWAMTAGFVIGMGWLTTNVGLLLCFAAVVFFRMCSVHYKWKLPRRSLVPSGTGNVNPQPESIVTQPASSVLQGTLSKGD; translated from the coding sequence TTGGACTTACACATTTTTGAAGTATTCAGCATTATAGGTACCATCGCATTTGCAATGTCCGGTGCCTTCGTAGCAATGGAAGAGGAATATGACATTTTGGGCGTACTGGTACTTGGACTTGTGACTGCATTCGGAGGCGGGATTATCCGGAATGTACTTATAGGTATACCTGTAACGACACTATGGAGTCAGGGATCACTTATTATGTTGGCCTTGGTATCTGTCGCGATTGCGTTTGTGCTGCCACTCAAGTGGATTGGTCACTGGAAGCGAACAGAGGCGTTGTTCGATGCAATCGGACTCGCAGCATTTGCAATTCAAGGCGCATTATACGCGGCAAATATGGGACATCCCATTAGTGCAGTTATCGTTGCAGCAGTAATGACCGGTATTGGTGGAGGCGTTATTCGTGATGTGCTCGCTGGACGTAAACCGCTTGTATTGCGTGATGAAATTTATGCTGTATGGGCAATGACAGCCGGTTTTGTCATAGGTATGGGTTGGTTAACAACGAATGTGGGGCTATTACTTTGTTTTGCGGCCGTTGTGTTCTTCCGGATGTGTTCTGTACATTATAAATGGAAGCTGCCACGTCGTTCGCTCGTGCCATCGGGGACGGGGAACGTCAATCCTCAGCCGGAGAGCATCGTAACACAGCCAGCATCGTCGGTACTTCAAGGTACGCTAAGTAAGGGGGATTAA
- the lpdA gene encoding dihydrolipoyl dehydrogenase, which translates to MVVGDASLDIDTLVIGAGPGGYVAAIRAAQLGQSVLIVDKSELGGVCLNRGCIPSKALISAAHQYESALHGEAFGISAENVKVDFSKTQEFKNGVVKKMTGGVAGLLKGNKVEVFNGECMFINENEARVFNDHESPRYRFKNAIIATGSRPIELKPFPFGGRILSSTEALNLPEVPKSMIVIGGGYIGAELGQMYSKFGAKVTIIEGLDTVLPGFDKDMTSLVAKNMKKTGIEIVTGAKAESAEQTDKDVTVKYSVNGESKEVTADYLLVTVGRRPNTDGELGLDLIGVDVDERGFVKVDHQGRTSIPQIFAIGDIVSGLALAHKASYEGKVAAEAIAGQPSVVDYKCMPAVVFTDPECSSVGYTEKEAKEKGHKVKAGKFPYAGNGRAVSLNHAEGFVKIVADEESGLVLGCQIVGLEASNLIAELGLAIEMGATLEDLALTIHAHPTLGEIVMEAAELVMGHPIHIISR; encoded by the coding sequence ATGGTAGTAGGCGACGCTTCTCTCGATATCGACACATTAGTAATTGGTGCAGGACCTGGTGGCTATGTAGCTGCCATCCGTGCTGCTCAATTGGGCCAAAGCGTATTGATCGTAGACAAATCCGAACTGGGCGGCGTTTGTTTGAACCGCGGATGTATTCCATCCAAAGCCCTGATCTCGGCTGCACACCAATATGAGTCTGCACTTCACGGTGAAGCTTTTGGTATCTCTGCTGAGAACGTAAAAGTGGACTTCAGCAAAACTCAAGAATTCAAAAACGGCGTTGTTAAGAAAATGACTGGCGGTGTAGCTGGTTTGCTCAAAGGCAACAAAGTAGAAGTTTTCAACGGTGAGTGCATGTTCATCAACGAAAACGAAGCGCGTGTATTCAACGATCACGAATCTCCGCGTTACCGTTTCAAAAATGCAATCATTGCAACAGGTTCCCGTCCAATCGAACTGAAACCTTTCCCGTTTGGCGGACGCATTCTGTCTTCGACAGAAGCTTTGAACTTGCCTGAAGTACCAAAAAGCATGATCGTTATCGGTGGCGGATATATTGGTGCTGAGCTTGGCCAAATGTACTCCAAATTCGGTGCAAAAGTAACAATCATCGAAGGTTTGGATACAGTACTGCCAGGTTTCGATAAAGACATGACTAGCCTCGTGGCTAAAAACATGAAGAAAACAGGCATCGAAATCGTAACGGGTGCAAAAGCTGAAAGTGCTGAGCAAACGGATAAAGATGTAACTGTTAAATACTCTGTAAATGGTGAATCCAAAGAAGTAACTGCAGATTATCTGCTCGTTACTGTTGGCCGTCGTCCAAATACAGATGGTGAGCTTGGTCTGGACCTGATTGGCGTAGACGTTGACGAGCGTGGTTTCGTTAAAGTTGACCACCAAGGCCGTACTAGCATCCCGCAAATCTTCGCAATTGGTGATATCGTATCTGGTCTGGCTTTGGCACACAAAGCTTCTTATGAAGGTAAAGTGGCTGCTGAAGCAATCGCAGGACAACCATCTGTAGTTGACTACAAATGTATGCCAGCTGTTGTCTTCACAGATCCAGAGTGTTCCAGCGTAGGTTACACTGAAAAAGAAGCTAAAGAAAAAGGTCACAAAGTAAAAGCAGGCAAATTCCCTTATGCGGGTAACGGCCGTGCTGTATCTTTGAACCATGCTGAAGGCTTCGTGAAAATCGTAGCTGACGAAGAAAGCGGCCTCGTATTGGGTTGCCAAATCGTAGGTCTGGAAGCTTCTAACTTGATTGCTGAGCTTGGTTTGGCAATCGAGATGGGCGCTACTTTGGAAGATCTGGCTCTTACAATTCACGCTCACCCAACATTGGGCGAAATCGTGATGGAAGCTGCGGAATTGGTAATGGGTCACCCGATCCACATCATCTCCCGTTAA
- a CDS encoding alpha/beta hydrolase-fold protein: MTDSRYLKRTIVKEEIESRYLGEKRTLRIYLPPGYNELLSYPVVYCQDGEEFFNFGRIATTANRIILDEGAEPFIIVGVQVDVSVRTQEYAPFGDRFKAYTACFAEEIIPYIEEKYPVRRSPQERVLAGDSLGGSVSLHLALLYPDLFTRVISMSGAFYSASQEIYAAGEDLSWLSIWMIVGLQETAFQADTGTYDFVQLNRDTRDLLEKRGALVSYQEKDGNHQWGFWQNELPEALLYFLQEG, from the coding sequence ATGACGGATTCCCGCTATTTGAAACGCACGATTGTGAAGGAAGAGATTGAAAGTCGCTATCTCGGAGAGAAACGAACGCTCCGTATTTACCTTCCTCCGGGCTATAACGAATTGCTCAGCTACCCTGTCGTTTATTGTCAGGATGGCGAAGAATTTTTCAATTTCGGGCGAATTGCAACAACAGCTAACCGAATTATTCTGGACGAAGGAGCCGAGCCTTTCATTATTGTAGGGGTTCAGGTGGATGTGTCTGTGAGAACGCAGGAATATGCTCCATTTGGAGATCGGTTCAAGGCATATACCGCTTGCTTCGCTGAAGAGATTATTCCCTATATAGAAGAGAAATATCCTGTGCGTCGTTCTCCGCAGGAACGTGTTCTTGCCGGAGACTCGCTCGGTGGCAGTGTTTCGCTTCATCTTGCTCTGTTATATCCTGATCTGTTCACACGTGTCATTAGCATGTCTGGTGCCTTCTACTCCGCTTCTCAGGAAATCTATGCCGCAGGCGAAGATCTGTCCTGGCTCTCGATCTGGATGATCGTTGGTTTGCAGGAGACTGCCTTCCAAGCAGACACCGGTACGTATGATTTTGTACAATTGAACCGGGATACCCGTGATTTGCTGGAAAAACGAGGTGCTCTCGTCTCCTACCAGGAGAAAGACGGGAACCACCAATGGGGTTTTTGGCAAAATGAATTGCCAGAAGCATTGCTTTATTTTCTCCAAGAAGGATAA
- the pdhA gene encoding pyruvate dehydrogenase (acetyl-transferring) E1 component subunit alpha, whose product MSKVPYEVYTEDVEALSVLSPDGEIVNKDMMPTLSDDQLKEIMYRMVFTRTWDDRAVNLGRQGRLGFYAPVSGQEATMVGSEFAIEKEDFVCPGYRDIPQLVWHGLPLYQAFLYSRGHQHGGQIPDGVNVLMPQIIIGAQILHAMGIAMGYKLKKQKQVVITYTGDGGSSEGDFYEGLNYAGVYKLPVIFFVQNNGYAITTPFAKQTAALSIAHKAVAAGIKGVKVDGMDIFAVIKAVQEAAERGRNGEGATLIEAVTYRFRPHSLSDDASKYRTKEEEAEWSAKDPIARFAKYLEKKGLWTEEDTARVKEEAKAKVNEEIKKAEKTEKMTISGLIDSMFEQTPKHLEEQKADFQ is encoded by the coding sequence ATGAGCAAGGTTCCTTATGAAGTGTATACAGAGGATGTAGAAGCTCTGTCCGTGCTGTCTCCTGACGGCGAAATTGTTAACAAAGACATGATGCCTACACTTTCCGATGATCAATTAAAAGAAATTATGTACCGCATGGTATTTACCCGTACTTGGGATGACCGTGCAGTAAACCTGGGCCGTCAAGGTCGTCTTGGTTTCTATGCTCCAGTATCTGGTCAAGAAGCTACAATGGTTGGTAGTGAATTTGCAATTGAAAAAGAAGACTTTGTATGTCCTGGCTATCGTGACATTCCGCAACTCGTATGGCATGGACTTCCTCTTTATCAAGCATTCTTGTACTCCCGTGGACACCAACATGGTGGACAAATTCCAGATGGCGTTAATGTATTGATGCCACAAATCATCATTGGTGCACAAATCCTGCACGCAATGGGTATCGCAATGGGTTACAAATTGAAGAAACAAAAACAAGTTGTTATCACATACACAGGTGATGGCGGTTCTTCTGAAGGTGACTTCTATGAAGGTCTGAACTATGCTGGTGTATACAAATTGCCTGTTATCTTCTTCGTACAAAACAATGGTTATGCCATCACAACTCCTTTTGCTAAACAAACAGCAGCTCTGTCCATCGCTCACAAAGCGGTAGCAGCAGGCATCAAAGGTGTCAAAGTTGACGGTATGGACATCTTCGCTGTTATCAAAGCTGTTCAGGAAGCTGCTGAGCGTGGACGTAACGGAGAAGGCGCAACATTGATCGAAGCAGTAACATACCGTTTCCGTCCTCACTCCCTTTCGGATGATGCTTCCAAGTATCGTACAAAAGAAGAAGAGGCAGAATGGTCTGCTAAAGATCCTATCGCACGTTTCGCTAAATATCTGGAGAAAAAAGGTCTGTGGACTGAAGAAGATACAGCACGTGTGAAAGAAGAAGCAAAAGCTAAAGTAAATGAAGAGATCAAAAAAGCGGAAAAAACCGAGAAAATGACGATTTCAGGCTTGATCGACAGCATGTTCGAACAAACGCCTAAGCACTTGGAAGAGCAAAAAGCTGATTTCCAATAA
- a CDS encoding dihydrolipoamide acetyltransferase family protein codes for MAKFEYKFPELGEGLHEGEIIKMHIKVGDKVTDDDIIMEVQNDKAVVEVPCPVNGTVTEVFAKDGQICHVGEVVAIIDAEGELPEQDDAPAGDQGEQEKDAAQGGADTSGSSAAASSPDAAKEGGNNSVPAVPAKDVLATPSVRKFAREQGVDIAQVNGTGNNGKVTKEDVESFKNGGGSSAAASSEAPAQEEKKSAAPAAVAADQHVEEERVPFKGIRKAISNAMVKSAYTAPHVTIMDEVDVTELVAFRTRMKPIAEKKGTKVTYLPFIVKALVAASRQFPALNAMIDEEANEIVYKKYYNIGIATDTDNGLIVPVIKDADRKSIWMIADSIRDLAARGRDGKLSANEMRGSTISISNIGSAGGMFFTPIINFPEVAILGTGRISEKAVIKNGEVVAAPVMALSLSFDHRIIDGATAQNFMNYIKQLLANPELLVMEV; via the coding sequence TTGGCTAAATTTGAATATAAATTCCCTGAATTGGGCGAAGGCCTACACGAAGGCGAAATCATCAAGATGCATATCAAAGTCGGTGACAAAGTAACTGACGACGATATCATCATGGAAGTACAGAACGACAAAGCGGTTGTTGAAGTACCTTGTCCGGTTAACGGAACAGTTACAGAAGTATTCGCTAAAGACGGTCAAATCTGCCACGTTGGTGAAGTTGTAGCTATCATCGATGCAGAAGGCGAACTTCCTGAGCAAGACGACGCTCCTGCTGGCGATCAAGGCGAGCAAGAGAAAGATGCAGCTCAAGGCGGAGCTGACACAAGTGGTTCTTCCGCAGCAGCTTCCAGCCCGGATGCAGCTAAAGAAGGCGGCAACAACAGCGTTCCGGCAGTACCTGCCAAAGACGTTCTGGCAACACCAAGCGTGCGCAAGTTTGCTCGCGAACAAGGTGTAGACATCGCTCAGGTTAACGGCACTGGCAACAACGGTAAAGTAACCAAAGAAGATGTTGAATCCTTCAAAAACGGTGGCGGTTCTTCCGCAGCAGCATCTTCCGAAGCTCCGGCTCAAGAAGAGAAAAAATCTGCAGCACCAGCAGCTGTTGCAGCTGATCAACACGTTGAAGAAGAGCGCGTACCATTCAAAGGTATCCGTAAAGCGATCTCTAATGCAATGGTTAAATCGGCTTACACAGCACCTCACGTTACAATCATGGACGAAGTTGACGTAACGGAGTTGGTTGCTTTCCGTACTCGTATGAAACCAATCGCAGAGAAAAAAGGAACAAAAGTTACTTATCTTCCATTCATCGTTAAAGCGCTGGTTGCGGCTTCCCGCCAATTCCCGGCTCTGAACGCTATGATTGATGAAGAAGCTAACGAAATTGTTTACAAAAAATACTACAACATCGGTATCGCTACAGATACAGACAACGGCTTGATCGTTCCTGTTATCAAAGATGCTGATCGTAAATCCATCTGGATGATCGCTGATTCTATCCGTGATCTGGCAGCTCGTGGCCGCGACGGCAAATTGAGCGCAAACGAAATGAGAGGAAGCACAATCTCCATCAGTAACATCGGTTCTGCTGGCGGTATGTTCTTCACTCCAATCATCAACTTCCCTGAAGTTGCTATTCTCGGAACAGGACGCATCAGCGAAAAAGCTGTGATCAAAAACGGCGAAGTAGTTGCAGCACCTGTAATGGCTCTTTCCCTGAGCTTTGACCACCGTATCATCGATGGCGCAACAGCACAAAACTTTATGAATTACATTAAACAGCTGCTCGCTAACCCTGAGCTGCTTGTTATGGAGGTGTAA
- a CDS encoding thiamine diphosphokinase, with protein MTVKRIVIFTGGNLSAELLQEIRDDDMIIAADRGALFLIEHGIQPHIAVGDFDSITEEELTIVSNNSIQFISCDPVHKDLTDTEMAFETALDHEPSHILMLGATGTRMDHTLANVHIMVRAMQHHISCVIQDKHNYMTLTTSKAVVEHRDYKYVSLLPLTHEVTGITLDGFMYPLDQATIRMGQSLGVSNQLLGTSGTVTIDSGLLLIIQSKD; from the coding sequence ATGACGGTGAAACGGATTGTTATTTTTACAGGCGGAAATCTATCTGCGGAGTTACTTCAGGAAATACGAGATGATGACATGATCATCGCAGCTGATCGTGGTGCATTATTTTTGATCGAACATGGCATTCAGCCTCATATTGCAGTTGGAGATTTTGATTCTATTACTGAAGAGGAACTTACGATTGTTAGCAACAATAGCATTCAGTTTATTTCATGCGACCCTGTTCATAAGGATCTTACCGATACGGAAATGGCTTTTGAGACAGCGCTGGATCACGAACCTTCTCACATCCTGATGTTGGGTGCTACAGGTACTCGAATGGATCACACACTCGCTAATGTACATATTATGGTTCGCGCGATGCAGCATCATATTTCCTGTGTCATTCAGGACAAGCACAACTACATGACACTGACAACATCCAAAGCTGTGGTAGAACACCGGGACTATAAATATGTTTCTTTACTCCCCCTCACTCATGAGGTTACAGGAATAACTCTGGATGGTTTTATGTATCCACTGGATCAAGCCACCATTCGCATGGGACAATCCTTGGGTGTAAGCAACCAACTCTTAGGCACTTCCGGTACAGTCACCATCGATAGTGGCTTACTACTGATTATTCAGAGCAAAGATTGA